From the Deltaproteobacteria bacterium genome, one window contains:
- a CDS encoding response regulator — MKALVIDDSKAMRRIIQTTLKGLGFDVEQAEHGGRGLEMLNATNGGFDLVMVDWNMPEVNGFEFVQRVRENSAFDDIKLIMCTTETEFDQMLKALDAGANEYLMKPFTKEALLDKLGLVGLVETDMKA; from the coding sequence ATGAAGGCATTGGTAATCGACGATTCCAAGGCGATGAGAAGAATTATTCAGACGACTCTGAAGGGGCTTGGTTTTGACGTTGAGCAGGCAGAGCACGGCGGGCGTGGGCTCGAAATGCTAAATGCTACAAACGGTGGTTTCGACTTGGTTATGGTTGACTGGAATATGCCTGAAGTGAATGGATTTGAATTCGTTCAGAGAGTTCGAGAGAATTCTGCTTTTGATGATATCAAGTTAATCATGTGTACGACTGAGACAGAATTCGATCAAATGCTCAAAGCATTAGATGCAGGGGCGAACGAGTATCTGATGAAGCCGTTTACTAAAGAGGCCTTATTAGACAAGCTTGGACTTGTAGGTTTGGTCGAAACGGATATGAAGGCCTAA